The following are from one region of the Longimicrobium sp. genome:
- a CDS encoding GNAT family N-acetyltransferase — translation MIPIEEMTAEDWPRVREIYLEGIATGQATFETEAPPWERWDAGHLPRPRLVARDGAEVAGWAALSPVSARAVYAGVAEVSVYVAASHRGRGVGRQLLERLVEGSEAAGIWTLQASIFPENVASIALHAAFGFRVVGVRRRIARHHGAWRDTVILERRSTVVGV, via the coding sequence ATGATCCCGATCGAGGAGATGACGGCGGAGGACTGGCCGCGCGTCCGCGAGATCTACCTGGAGGGGATCGCCACCGGCCAGGCGACCTTCGAGACCGAGGCGCCGCCGTGGGAGCGCTGGGACGCCGGCCACCTGCCCCGCCCGCGCCTGGTGGCGCGCGACGGCGCGGAGGTCGCCGGGTGGGCGGCGCTCTCGCCGGTCTCGGCGCGCGCGGTGTACGCGGGCGTGGCCGAGGTGAGCGTCTACGTCGCCGCCTCGCACCGGGGGCGGGGCGTCGGGCGGCAGCTGCTGGAGCGGCTGGTGGAAGGGTCCGAGGCGGCGGGGATCTGGACGCTGCAGGCCAGCATCTTCCCCGAGAACGTGGCCAGCATCGCGCTGCACGCGGCGTTCGGCTTCCGCGTGGTGGGCGTGCGCAGGCGCATCGCGCGGCACCACGGCGCCTGGCGCGACACGGTCATCCTGGAGCGCCGCAGCACGGTGGTCGGCGTGTGA
- a CDS encoding methyltransferase domain-containing protein: MHAEDYADLYALEESLWWFVGMREITAALLDPLCPPGRRRDVLDAGCGTGDMLTRLAPYAGGGTVAGIDVSADALRFCRERGHRHLALASATDLPFADGSFDLVTSFDVLVQIPGEGADDRAIREMHRVLRPGGVAFVRAAAYGWMKSGHDEALGTQRRYSLGALAAALERAGFEVVRATYANALLLPVAAVRRLVLKRLGLAARGSDVKPVAAPLNRALAAVLRGEARVLRRPGAKLPAGLSAICVARRPGA, encoded by the coding sequence TTGCACGCGGAAGACTACGCCGACCTGTACGCGCTGGAGGAGAGCCTCTGGTGGTTCGTGGGGATGCGCGAGATCACGGCCGCGCTCCTCGACCCGCTCTGCCCCCCGGGGCGGCGCCGCGACGTGCTCGACGCCGGCTGCGGGACGGGGGACATGCTCACCCGCCTGGCGCCGTACGCCGGCGGCGGAACGGTGGCGGGCATCGACGTGTCCGCCGACGCGCTCCGCTTCTGCCGCGAGCGCGGGCACCGGCACCTGGCCCTGGCCTCGGCCACCGACCTGCCGTTCGCCGACGGGAGCTTCGACCTGGTCACCAGCTTCGACGTGCTGGTGCAGATCCCCGGCGAAGGCGCGGACGACCGGGCGATCCGCGAGATGCACCGCGTGCTGCGGCCCGGCGGCGTCGCCTTCGTCCGCGCGGCCGCTTACGGGTGGATGAAGAGCGGCCACGACGAGGCGCTCGGCACCCAGCGCCGCTACTCGCTGGGCGCGCTCGCCGCGGCGCTGGAGCGGGCGGGCTTCGAGGTGGTGCGGGCCACCTACGCCAACGCCCTCCTCCTCCCCGTGGCCGCGGTCCGGCGTCTCGTCCTCAAGCGCCTGGGCCTGGCCGCCCGGGGCTCCGACGTGAAGCCCGTCGCCGCGCCGCTGAACCGCGCGCTCGCCGCCGTGCTCCGCGGCGAGGCCCGCGTCCTCCGCCGCCCCGGCGCGAAGCTCCCCGCAGGCCTCTCCGCGATCTGCGTGGCGCGCAGGCCGGGCGCCTGA
- a CDS encoding DegT/DnrJ/EryC1/StrS family aminotransferase — translation MRVPFLDLTRQHGELGAEAGAALARAAAGGAYVLGPEVEAFEAEWARFCGVRAAAGVNSGTDALELALVASGAVRPGRGDEVVTAPLTAGYTALAVLRAGGVPVFADVEPGTATLDPAALERALTPRTRAVVPVHLYGQMADMAGIGQVAERHGLVVIEDAAQAHGAALGGRRAGGHGAAAAFSFYPTKNLGAWGDGGAVTSDDAGLVERVKELRQGGHPQAMRGSVAGLNSRLDELQAALLRVKLRHLEEWNRRRARLAEVYRERLAGAGVVELPSVREPGAHVFHLYVVRHPGRERLRAHLAERGVETLVHYGPLLHRQPLFRRAGQAPLPVAERLAGEILSLPLYPQLRDDELDAVARAVLDFGRAGKTSKPHAEEAEVAEEDDSGDEFSASSANSV, via the coding sequence ATGCGCGTCCCCTTCCTCGACCTGACGCGGCAGCACGGGGAGCTCGGGGCCGAGGCGGGGGCGGCGCTGGCGCGGGCGGCGGCGGGCGGGGCCTACGTGCTGGGCCCCGAGGTCGAGGCGTTCGAGGCGGAGTGGGCGCGCTTCTGCGGGGTGCGGGCCGCCGCGGGGGTGAACAGCGGCACCGACGCGCTGGAGCTGGCGCTCGTGGCCTCGGGCGCGGTGCGGCCCGGGCGCGGCGACGAGGTGGTCACCGCCCCGCTCACCGCCGGCTACACGGCGCTCGCCGTCCTCCGCGCGGGAGGCGTCCCGGTCTTCGCCGACGTGGAGCCCGGCACCGCCACGCTCGACCCGGCGGCGCTGGAGCGGGCGCTCACGCCCCGCACGCGCGCGGTGGTGCCCGTGCACCTCTACGGGCAGATGGCCGACATGGCGGGGATCGGCCAGGTGGCGGAGCGGCACGGGCTGGTCGTGATCGAGGACGCGGCGCAGGCGCACGGGGCCGCGCTCGGCGGCCGGCGCGCCGGGGGCCACGGCGCGGCCGCCGCCTTCAGCTTCTACCCCACCAAGAACCTGGGCGCCTGGGGCGACGGCGGCGCGGTGACGTCGGACGACGCGGGGCTGGTGGAGCGGGTCAAGGAGCTGCGCCAGGGCGGGCACCCGCAGGCGATGCGGGGGAGCGTGGCGGGGCTCAACTCGCGCCTCGACGAGCTGCAGGCGGCGCTGCTGCGCGTCAAGCTCCGGCACCTCGAGGAGTGGAACCGGCGGCGCGCGCGGCTGGCGGAAGTCTACCGGGAGCGGCTCGCGGGGGCCGGCGTGGTCGAGCTCCCGTCCGTCCGCGAGCCCGGCGCGCACGTCTTCCACCTCTACGTGGTGCGGCACCCCGGGCGCGAGCGCCTGCGCGCGCACCTGGCGGAGCGCGGCGTGGAGACGCTGGTCCACTACGGGCCCCTGCTGCACCGGCAGCCCCTCTTCCGGCGCGCGGGCCAGGCGCCGCTTCCCGTGGCCGAGCGCCTGGCCGGGGAGATCCTCTCTCTCCCGCTCTACCCCCAGCTCCGCGACGACGAGCTCGACGCCGTGGCCAGGGCGGTCCTCGACTTCGGGCGAGCAGGAAAAACATCAAAGCCTCACGCAGAGGAAGCAGAGGTAGCAGAGGAAGACGACTCGGGCGATGAGTTCTCTGCTTCCTCTGCTAACTCTGTGTGA